In one window of Verrucomicrobiota bacterium DNA:
- the pnp gene encoding polyribonucleotide nucleotidyltransferase encodes MLEGENQLELNVQSVRVPVGSKEIIIETGKMGRQANGAVTVRCGDTIVFVAATMAEPREGVDFFPLTVDYREMTSAAGRFPGGYIKREGRPTEKEILTCRLTDRPIRPLFPDGFFNEVQVIIHVISADDKNDPDVLAMIGASAALAVSDIPTEATAAAVRVGRLDGQLVVNPDIADFDKLDLEMVMAGTADAVTMVEGGGKVIPEQTLIEAIGFGHQCVREIAGAIEELRRLAGKPKITPSLVVVTDELAQKVRAIMAPDLLDRFTIKGKAERNEALHKLHEKVRETFLPAVAEGQEPPAGAPTPMQLSLAMKKVEKDVLRRLAVEQSKRIDGRGLNEVRPIIAEVSVMPRAHGSALFTRGETQSLALATLGGESDEQRSDTLVGEESKKFMLHYNFPPFCTGEVKPIRGPGRREIGHGHLAERALKAVLPTEEEFPYTIRIVSEILESNGSSSMASVCSGSLALMDAGVPAKAPVAGIAMGLIVEGGKSCVLTDILGTEDALGDMDFKLAGTAEGITAFQMDIKVGGISEEILAEAIGRAREGRLHILEKMNAVLAQPRPEMSPYAPRITTIQINPEKIGAVIGPGGKVIRQITGTLDVQIDIEDDGKVKILSNDAERAAKAVKWIEELAAEVEVGKVYRGPVTRILEIGAFVEVLPGQEGMVPISELAEHFVDRVEDEVRVGDEVQVKVTQIDDRGRVNLSRRLALNPDAPERPKRPPRDRDRGDRGGGGGGRRDDRRGGGGRGDDRRGGGGRGGDRRGGGGGPRRDYR; translated from the coding sequence ATGTTGGAAGGAGAGAATCAATTGGAACTGAATGTGCAGAGTGTACGTGTGCCCGTCGGCTCGAAGGAAATCATCATCGAGACGGGCAAAATGGGCCGGCAGGCCAATGGCGCCGTGACGGTGCGGTGCGGAGATACGATCGTCTTCGTCGCCGCCACCATGGCTGAGCCGCGCGAGGGAGTCGATTTCTTTCCTCTCACGGTCGACTACCGTGAGATGACCAGCGCCGCAGGCCGATTCCCGGGCGGTTACATCAAGCGTGAAGGCCGCCCGACCGAGAAAGAGATCCTGACCTGCCGTCTGACCGACCGCCCGATCCGGCCCCTGTTTCCGGACGGGTTCTTCAACGAGGTGCAGGTCATCATCCATGTGATCAGCGCCGACGACAAGAACGACCCGGACGTGCTCGCCATGATCGGCGCCTCGGCGGCGCTGGCCGTCTCGGACATCCCGACCGAGGCAACCGCCGCGGCTGTGCGCGTCGGCCGGCTCGATGGCCAGCTCGTCGTCAACCCGGACATTGCCGACTTCGACAAGCTCGACCTCGAGATGGTCATGGCCGGCACAGCCGACGCCGTCACCATGGTCGAAGGCGGCGGCAAGGTCATCCCCGAGCAGACGCTCATCGAGGCGATCGGCTTCGGCCACCAGTGCGTGCGCGAGATCGCCGGCGCCATCGAGGAGCTGCGGCGCCTCGCCGGCAAACCGAAGATCACCCCGTCGCTCGTGGTGGTTACCGATGAACTGGCCCAGAAGGTGCGCGCCATCATGGCGCCCGACCTGCTCGACCGGTTCACGATCAAAGGCAAGGCCGAGCGCAACGAGGCGCTCCACAAACTGCATGAGAAGGTGCGGGAGACGTTCCTCCCCGCCGTCGCCGAGGGGCAGGAGCCGCCGGCCGGCGCGCCGACGCCGATGCAGCTCAGCCTTGCCATGAAGAAGGTCGAGAAAGACGTGCTGCGGCGGCTTGCCGTCGAGCAGAGCAAGCGCATTGACGGCCGCGGCCTCAACGAGGTGCGGCCGATCATTGCCGAGGTCAGTGTGATGCCGCGCGCGCACGGCTCGGCGCTGTTCACCCGCGGCGAGACGCAATCGCTGGCGCTTGCCACGCTCGGTGGCGAGTCCGACGAACAGCGCTCGGATACGCTCGTGGGCGAGGAGAGCAAGAAGTTCATGCTCCACTACAACTTCCCGCCCTTCTGCACGGGTGAAGTGAAGCCCATCCGCGGCCCGGGCCGGCGCGAGATCGGCCACGGCCATCTGGCCGAGCGGGCTCTCAAGGCCGTTCTGCCCACCGAGGAGGAGTTCCCCTACACGATCCGCATCGTGTCCGAGATTCTCGAGTCGAACGGCTCCTCATCGATGGCCAGCGTCTGCAGCGGCTCGCTTGCGCTCATGGACGCCGGTGTGCCGGCCAAGGCGCCTGTGGCCGGAATCGCGATGGGCCTTATCGTCGAAGGCGGCAAGAGCTGCGTGCTGACCGACATCCTCGGCACCGAGGATGCGCTCGGCGACATGGACTTCAAGCTCGCCGGCACGGCCGAAGGCATCACCGCCTTCCAGATGGACATCAAAGTCGGCGGCATCAGCGAGGAGATCCTCGCCGAGGCGATCGGCCGCGCCCGCGAGGGCCGTCTCCACATCCTGGAGAAGATGAACGCCGTGCTCGCCCAGCCGCGGCCTGAGATGTCGCCGTATGCGCCGCGTATCACGACGATCCAGATCAACCCGGAGAAAATTGGCGCGGTGATCGGCCCCGGCGGCAAGGTCATTCGTCAGATCACGGGCACGCTCGACGTGCAGATCGACATCGAGGACGACGGCAAGGTCAAGATCCTCTCCAACGATGCCGAGCGCGCCGCCAAGGCCGTCAAGTGGATCGAGGAGCTCGCCGCCGAGGTCGAGGTGGGCAAGGTCTACCGCGGCCCCGTCACGCGTATCCTCGAAATCGGCGCCTTCGTCGAGGTGCTCCCCGGCCAGGAGGGCATGGTGCCGATCAGCGAGCTCGCCGAGCACTTCGTCGACCGCGTCGAGGACGAGGTCCGCGTCGGCGACGAGGTCCAGGTCAAGGTTACCCAGATCGATGACCGCGGCCGCGTCAACCTCAGCCGCCGTCTCGCGCTCAACCCGGACGCACCCGAGCGGCCCAAGCGCCCGCCGCGCGACCGCGACCGTGGCGATCGTGGCGGCGGCGGCGGCGGCCGGCGTGACGATCGTCGTGGCGGCGGCGGCCGGGGCGATGATCGCCGTGGCGGCGGTGGCCGGGGCGGAGATCGCCGCGGTGGCGGCGGCGGCCCACGCCGCGATTACCGGTAG
- the rpsO gene encoding 30S ribosomal protein S15, with the protein MVLDKARKTDIMKAYGLHERDSGSSDVQIALLTERINDITNHLKAHAKDHHSRRGLLKLVGRRRRLLDYLRDTDPDRYGALIKRLNLRK; encoded by the coding sequence ATGGTGCTGGACAAGGCGAGAAAGACCGACATCATGAAGGCCTACGGCCTCCATGAACGCGACAGCGGTTCGTCCGACGTGCAGATCGCACTGCTGACGGAGCGCATCAACGACATTACGAATCATCTGAAGGCCCACGCCAAGGACCACCACAGCCGCCGCGGCCTGCTCAAGCTGGTCGGCCGCCGCCGCAGGCTGCTCGATTACCTGCGCGACACCGACCCAGATCGCTACGGCGCGCTCATCAAGCGGCTCAACCTGCGCAAGTAG
- a CDS encoding bifunctional riboflavin kinase/FAD synthetase, giving the protein MRIIHGLRDMAPLDEPVVVTIGTFDGVHVGHQAILQRVVETARARDAASVVITFEPHPRVVLGRPEEGLLLTSAAHKLQLIAAQGVDLCVVVRFDRTLADIDAEAFVRDLLAGRFRLQAVVIGATSRFGKNASGDARFLQQCGVGMGFDVEVVEPVRVDDMIVNSTVIRTLVQGGELDQAAAFLGRPFSLLGTVVQGATRGRRIGYPTANLDPTNEVVPPCGVYVVRVRLGGRDRLAGRELGGVLNVGLRPTFEDPDQVSRAIEVHILDFDELIYGRELEVIFCRKLREERRFESVELLREQIRRDVLDTREVLGMPPEGPAQR; this is encoded by the coding sequence ATGAGGATAATCCACGGCCTGCGAGACATGGCACCGCTCGACGAGCCGGTTGTCGTCACGATCGGCACCTTCGACGGCGTCCACGTGGGGCACCAGGCGATCCTGCAGCGCGTGGTCGAGACCGCCCGGGCCCGCGACGCGGCCAGCGTGGTCATCACCTTCGAGCCGCACCCGAGGGTCGTGCTCGGGCGTCCCGAGGAGGGGCTGTTGCTGACCTCGGCGGCGCACAAGCTCCAGTTGATTGCGGCGCAAGGTGTTGACCTGTGCGTAGTTGTGAGGTTCGACCGCACGCTTGCCGACATCGATGCCGAGGCGTTTGTGCGAGACCTGCTTGCCGGCCGCTTCAGGCTGCAGGCCGTGGTCATTGGCGCGACCAGCCGCTTCGGAAAAAACGCTTCCGGTGACGCCCGGTTTCTGCAACAATGCGGCGTAGGGATGGGATTCGACGTAGAAGTCGTCGAGCCGGTCCGCGTTGACGACATGATCGTCAACAGCACGGTGATCCGCACGCTCGTCCAGGGCGGCGAGCTTGATCAGGCCGCCGCGTTTCTCGGCCGGCCGTTTTCGTTGCTCGGCACCGTCGTGCAGGGCGCCACGCGGGGTCGCCGCATCGGGTATCCGACGGCCAACCTGGATCCGACCAACGAGGTCGTGCCGCCGTGCGGCGTCTACGTCGTGCGTGTGCGGCTTGGGGGCCGTGACCGGCTTGCCGGGCGCGAGCTGGGCGGCGTGCTCAACGTGGGGCTTCGGCCCACGTTCGAGGACCCCGACCAGGTATCCCGGGCCATCGAGGTGCATATTCTCGACTTCGACGAGCTCATCTACGGACGCGAGCTCGAAGTGATCTTTTGCAGAAAGCTCCGCGAGGAGCGACGATTCGAGAGCGTGGAACTGCTGCGCGAGCAGATCCGGCGCGACGTGCTTGACACGCGTGAGGTGCTCGGCATGCCGCCGGAGGGCCCGGCGCAGCGCTGA
- the truB gene encoding tRNA pseudouridine(55) synthase TruB — MNGFLVIDKPAGITSHDVVDRARRILGIRKIGHLGTLDPLGVGVLVLAVGTATKAVRYFVEDEKEYTTTVKLGVITDTQDLDGTVVGEREVNVTREQFDHALERFKGEIEQIPPMVSAKKVGGKRLYKLHRQGIEVKREPKPVTIHEIDVHEFAPPNVTFHVHCSKGTYIRTLCADIGETLGCGGAMAWLRRTRSGFFTIDEAVTLEALETMSTDEIYALLMPTERAIRKRGVRPG; from the coding sequence GTGAACGGATTCCTCGTCATTGACAAGCCGGCCGGCATCACTTCGCACGACGTCGTTGACCGCGCCCGCCGCATCCTCGGCATCCGCAAGATCGGCCACCTTGGCACGCTCGACCCGCTCGGCGTGGGCGTGCTCGTGCTCGCTGTGGGCACGGCGACCAAGGCGGTCCGCTACTTCGTCGAGGACGAGAAGGAATACACCACGACCGTCAAGCTCGGCGTGATTACCGACACGCAGGACCTCGACGGCACGGTGGTCGGCGAGCGCGAGGTCAACGTCACGCGCGAGCAGTTCGACCACGCCCTCGAGCGGTTCAAGGGCGAGATCGAGCAGATCCCGCCCATGGTCTCGGCCAAGAAGGTCGGCGGCAAGCGGCTCTACAAGCTCCATCGCCAGGGCATCGAGGTCAAGCGCGAGCCCAAGCCGGTGACCATTCACGAGATCGACGTGCACGAGTTCGCGCCGCCCAACGTGACCTTCCACGTCCACTGCTCGAAAGGCACCTACATCCGCACCCTGTGTGCCGATATCGGCGAGACGCTCGGCTGCGGCGGCGCTATGGCCTGGCTGCGGCGCACGAGGTCCGGCTTCTTCACTATCGACGAGGCGGTCACACTCGAAGCCCTCGAGACGATGAGCACCGACGAGATCTACGCCCTGCTCATGCCGACCGAGCGAGCGATCCGCAAGCGGGGAGTGAGGCCCGGATGA
- a CDS encoding bifunctional oligoribonuclease/PAP phosphatase NrnA: MSRPRNRATKAASVVEELIAAFDRGRRFIVLGHVDPDLDCVGSQLALGAVLEALGKQVWLWSPAPLPDQYSFLSGVDRITTNCPAGEEIDVAIAVDTATFERLGDPPPFDTATVPMLANIDHHESNTGFGTMNWVDATASSVGEMLYELFEAWGVEIRRETAEYLYVSIASDTGGFSFSNTTARTFRVAGALVERGVVPFAVWRHLFGSVPLAKQRLLGEALCTLRVHANGRIATMAISQAMLAATGTVMEDSERFIRYPRSVTGAEVAVLLREQPDGDSVRVSLRSNSAGLDVSRIASRLGGGGHPKAAACTLRGGLDAVEQTIVTAITQALEEADSTT; the protein is encoded by the coding sequence ATGAGCCGCCCCCGCAACCGCGCGACGAAGGCCGCCAGCGTCGTTGAGGAGCTGATCGCCGCCTTCGATCGCGGGCGGCGGTTTATCGTGCTCGGCCACGTCGATCCCGACCTCGATTGTGTCGGCTCGCAGCTCGCGCTGGGCGCCGTGCTCGAGGCGCTCGGCAAGCAGGTGTGGCTCTGGAGCCCGGCGCCGCTGCCGGACCAGTACAGCTTCCTGTCCGGCGTCGACCGGATCACGACCAACTGCCCGGCGGGGGAAGAGATCGACGTCGCCATTGCGGTCGATACGGCAACGTTTGAGCGGCTCGGCGACCCGCCGCCGTTCGACACCGCCACGGTCCCCATGCTCGCGAATATCGACCACCACGAGTCGAACACGGGGTTCGGCACGATGAACTGGGTCGACGCAACGGCCTCGTCGGTGGGCGAGATGCTCTACGAGCTGTTCGAGGCTTGGGGCGTTGAGATTCGGCGCGAGACGGCCGAGTATCTCTACGTCTCGATCGCGAGTGACACGGGCGGCTTCTCGTTCTCGAACACAACGGCGCGCACGTTCCGCGTTGCCGGTGCGCTCGTCGAACGCGGCGTCGTGCCGTTTGCCGTGTGGCGCCACCTGTTCGGCTCGGTGCCGCTGGCCAAGCAGCGTTTGCTCGGCGAAGCGCTCTGCACGCTGCGCGTCCACGCGAACGGCCGCATTGCCACGATGGCGATCTCGCAGGCGATGCTTGCCGCCACCGGCACGGTTATGGAAGATTCTGAGCGCTTCATCCGCTATCCGCGCTCGGTCACCGGCGCCGAGGTCGCCGTCCTGCTGCGCGAGCAGCCCGACGGCGACAGCGTCCGCGTCAGCCTGCGGTCCAATTCCGCCGGGCTCGACGTAAGCCGTATCGCCTCGCGCCTCGGCGGGGGTGGGCACCCGAAGGCGGCCGCATGCACGCTCCGCGGCGGCCTCGATGCCGTCGAACAGACAATTGTCACCGCCATCACCCAAGCCTTGGAGGAAGCAGACAGCACCACGTGA
- the rbfA gene encoding 30S ribosome-binding factor RbfA → MASLRLQKVNELFKREIGQIIQRDLGNPNLGFTTVSHVEVSADLKYATVRVSVLGDDAKRTATVEELNKAAGFVQHVLGQRVTIRTMPRLQFKLDRSLDAVYRVEAILGEIHERDTAGEDAPAGEDAPAGEDAPAGEDADASPDDDPPGGRSKA, encoded by the coding sequence ATGGCGTCACTCCGCCTCCAGAAGGTCAACGAGCTGTTCAAACGCGAGATCGGCCAGATCATCCAGCGTGATCTGGGCAACCCGAACCTCGGTTTCACCACCGTGAGCCACGTCGAGGTCTCGGCCGATCTCAAGTATGCCACCGTGCGCGTCAGCGTGCTCGGCGACGATGCGAAACGCACCGCCACCGTCGAGGAGCTGAACAAGGCCGCCGGCTTCGTCCAGCACGTGCTCGGCCAGCGCGTCACGATCCGAACAATGCCCCGCCTCCAGTTCAAGCTCGATCGAAGTCTCGACGCCGTGTACCGGGTCGAGGCGATTCTCGGCGAGATCCACGAGCGGGACACAGCGGGCGAGGACGCACCAGCGGGCGAGGACGCACCAGCGGGCGAGGACGCACCGGCGGGCGAGGACGCTGACGCGTCCCCAGACGACGACCCGCCCGGCGGCCGGAGCAAAGCATGA
- a CDS encoding sulfotransferase family 2 domain-containing protein, whose amino-acid sequence MIISDTHKYVYIGIPRNASKSMNHWLCEYFDGRNHGGHHDYDVPEEAAEYLVFTLVRNPYDRYVSSHFAVTWDEQGVTEEELRECRSAPERLRKIRAVLKTRERQRQRECPQQSPVPLAERIRVAAEKKKEDGHGMNQKRFVDLAGVDLVLYFERLPQCLRELPFVDPTSVPPFSHHPERGIRPSGTFFDLFRDTDEEQVVWAYAAEDFEAFGYRRFDCGLPRDAANALRIR is encoded by the coding sequence ATGATCATCTCTGATACACACAAGTATGTCTACATCGGCATCCCGCGGAACGCCTCGAAGTCGATGAACCACTGGTTGTGCGAGTACTTCGATGGCCGGAACCATGGCGGCCATCACGACTATGATGTTCCCGAAGAGGCGGCCGAATACCTGGTCTTTACTCTCGTGCGTAACCCGTACGACAGGTACGTCAGTTCCCACTTCGCCGTAACCTGGGATGAGCAGGGGGTGACGGAGGAAGAGCTGAGGGAGTGCCGGAGCGCGCCGGAACGGCTGAGGAAGATCCGCGCTGTTCTCAAGACGAGGGAACGGCAACGGCAGAGGGAATGCCCTCAACAGTCTCCAGTCCCCCTTGCGGAGAGGATTCGTGTTGCGGCGGAGAAGAAGAAAGAAGACGGGCATGGGATGAACCAGAAGCGCTTTGTGGATCTGGCCGGAGTTGACTTGGTGCTCTACTTCGAGCGACTGCCACAGTGTCTGCGGGAGCTTCCCTTTGTCGATCCGACCAGTGTCCCGCCGTTCTCGCACCACCCTGAACGGGGCATTCGTCCTTCCGGGACGTTCTTTGACTTGTTCCGCGATACCGACGAGGAGCAAGTCGTGTGGGCCTATGCCGCCGAGGATTTTGAGGCATTCGGCTATCGTCGTTTCGATTGCGGCCTGCCGAGGGACGCAGCCAACGCATTACGAATACGGTAA
- a CDS encoding DUF503 domain-containing protein, with amino-acid sequence MVIGLLELELRIPEAQSLKDKRAVVRSLRDRIRNRFNVSVAEVDGGDAHQHGLLGVAHVSNEQKFSNQVLSQIVNLVENERNVELVDYRLSFL; translated from the coding sequence ATGGTCATCGGTCTGCTCGAACTGGAGCTGCGCATTCCTGAGGCCCAGAGCCTCAAGGACAAACGGGCGGTGGTGCGCAGCCTGCGCGACCGGATCCGCAATAGGTTCAATGTCTCGGTCGCCGAGGTCGACGGCGGCGACGCCCACCAGCACGGCCTGCTGGGAGTCGCCCACGTCAGCAACGAACAGAAGTTCTCGAACCAGGTGCTCTCGCAGATCGTCAATCTCGTCGAGAATGAGCGAAACGTCGAGCTGGTCGACTACCGGCTCTCGTTCCTCTAG
- the infB gene encoding translation initiation factor IF-2 has translation MSKRTATTVAKSLGISPEDFLKHAQELGHDLKSATAALDEKVANDLSVKVAMKLAGVPVGTKIIRTPEKSRIKKAPKKKVAKKIAAKKVSKRTVTIKARKEQVPAEEEAVAEEEAAVAVTQEPEPLVETPVEAAVAAAPVEEPPMAEVPAEIPAPPAEEIPAGIEPQVEEEPPVEEKPRTRTDGLGPHGEAVVIKWPDKPQPKKAAAAPVAKEYLESLAAELASGSSAAAPAKKGVKKKVIKKIIRKVVRRRPSWPSRPTGAVAEPPKAAEPPKKREPVITQVTIDKVPTVSTLARLLHRSLDALRSVLDDLGADSHPDAEVDEDAIIIVGQELGVQIELALPEPEPEHLEPRPPVVTVMGHVDHGKTSILDAIRNTQVVAGESGGITQHIGASKVLFNGQVITFIDTPGHEAFTAMRQRGANTTDLVVLVVAADDGVMPQTVEAINHANNAKVPILVAVNKSDLPAANPDKVKRELAERGLSPEDWGGQTIICHVSAITKEGIDHLLEMILLQAEMLELKANPKRRAEGIVIESKLDAGRGPVASVIVRKGTLRTGDYVVSDDCYGKVRALTDDRGQALHDAGPSIPVEVLGLNGAPAAGSAFRVLKNEKQARRAAEAASGAKPSAPAAPLRPTTIEELFGMQAAAEKKDLKVIIKADVQGSVEALVKNLSGLSTDKVNLSVVHSNVGEVNVSDVMLAAASGASIIAFRVRADVAATEAAKRDGVPVFFYEVIYKAIESIRQSMENLLDPEIREVEVGLVEVRQVFESSSFGMIAGCYVRDGVVQRNAKAKLFRNDEQLWGGGIASLRRFKDEVREVQAGYECGIRLEGWGDIEVGDMIRVFAYEKIAQTL, from the coding sequence TTGAGTAAGCGCACGGCGACAACGGTTGCCAAGAGCCTGGGGATTTCCCCCGAGGATTTCCTCAAGCACGCGCAGGAGCTCGGTCACGACCTGAAGTCGGCCACCGCCGCGCTCGACGAGAAGGTCGCCAACGATCTCAGTGTCAAGGTCGCGATGAAGCTCGCCGGCGTGCCCGTTGGCACCAAGATCATTCGCACGCCTGAGAAGAGCCGGATCAAGAAGGCGCCAAAGAAGAAAGTCGCCAAGAAAATAGCCGCCAAGAAGGTCAGCAAGAGGACCGTCACGATCAAGGCTCGCAAGGAGCAGGTGCCGGCCGAGGAAGAAGCGGTTGCCGAAGAGGAAGCCGCCGTCGCTGTGACTCAAGAGCCGGAACCCCTCGTTGAGACGCCGGTGGAGGCCGCTGTGGCCGCCGCTCCGGTCGAGGAGCCGCCCATGGCTGAGGTGCCCGCTGAGATCCCGGCGCCGCCGGCCGAAGAGATCCCGGCCGGGATCGAACCTCAAGTCGAGGAAGAACCGCCTGTCGAGGAGAAGCCCCGGACCCGTACTGACGGCCTCGGTCCCCACGGCGAAGCAGTCGTGATCAAGTGGCCCGACAAGCCTCAGCCGAAGAAAGCGGCTGCGGCCCCAGTGGCCAAGGAATACCTCGAATCGCTCGCCGCCGAACTGGCGAGCGGTTCCAGCGCGGCTGCGCCGGCCAAGAAAGGCGTCAAGAAGAAGGTCATCAAGAAGATTATCCGGAAGGTTGTGCGCCGCCGGCCGTCGTGGCCCTCGCGCCCGACAGGCGCCGTGGCCGAGCCTCCGAAAGCCGCCGAACCACCGAAGAAGCGCGAGCCGGTTATCACCCAGGTGACAATCGACAAAGTGCCGACAGTCTCTACGCTTGCGCGACTCCTGCACAGGAGCCTCGACGCCCTGCGCAGTGTGCTTGATGATCTCGGCGCCGACTCGCATCCCGACGCGGAAGTCGATGAGGACGCGATCATCATTGTCGGCCAGGAGCTCGGGGTCCAGATCGAACTCGCGTTGCCCGAGCCGGAGCCCGAGCATCTCGAGCCTCGACCGCCGGTCGTTACTGTCATGGGTCATGTCGATCACGGCAAGACGTCGATCCTCGACGCCATCCGCAACACGCAGGTTGTTGCCGGCGAGTCGGGCGGCATCACGCAACACATCGGCGCCTCGAAGGTGCTCTTCAACGGCCAGGTCATCACGTTTATCGATACGCCCGGTCACGAGGCGTTCACCGCCATGCGTCAGCGCGGCGCGAACACCACCGACCTCGTCGTGCTCGTGGTCGCCGCCGACGACGGCGTCATGCCGCAGACGGTCGAGGCGATCAACCACGCCAACAACGCCAAGGTGCCGATTCTGGTCGCTGTCAACAAGAGCGATCTCCCTGCGGCCAACCCGGACAAGGTCAAGCGCGAGCTCGCCGAACGCGGCCTGAGCCCCGAAGACTGGGGCGGCCAGACGATCATCTGTCACGTCTCGGCGATCACCAAGGAGGGCATCGATCATCTGCTCGAGATGATTCTGCTCCAGGCCGAGATGCTCGAGCTCAAGGCGAACCCGAAGCGGCGCGCCGAAGGTATCGTGATCGAGTCCAAACTCGATGCGGGCCGCGGGCCGGTCGCCTCAGTCATCGTGCGCAAAGGCACACTCCGAACCGGCGACTACGTTGTCAGCGACGACTGCTACGGCAAGGTGCGCGCGCTCACCGACGACCGCGGCCAGGCGCTCCATGATGCCGGGCCGTCGATCCCCGTCGAGGTGCTCGGTCTCAACGGGGCGCCGGCGGCCGGCTCGGCGTTCCGCGTGCTGAAGAACGAGAAGCAAGCACGCCGCGCCGCCGAAGCCGCTTCGGGCGCCAAGCCCTCGGCGCCCGCCGCGCCGCTGCGGCCCACGACGATCGAAGAGCTGTTCGGCATGCAGGCGGCCGCCGAGAAGAAGGACCTCAAGGTCATCATCAAAGCCGACGTTCAGGGCTCGGTCGAGGCGCTTGTGAAGAACCTCAGCGGGCTCTCGACCGATAAGGTCAACCTCTCCGTGGTTCACTCCAACGTGGGCGAGGTCAACGTCTCGGACGTGATGCTTGCCGCCGCCTCGGGCGCCTCGATTATCGCGTTCCGCGTCCGGGCCGACGTCGCCGCCACCGAGGCGGCCAAACGCGACGGCGTGCCCGTGTTCTTCTACGAGGTCATCTACAAGGCGATCGAGAGCATCCGGCAGTCGATGGAGAATCTGCTCGACCCGGAGATCCGCGAGGTCGAGGTCGGCCTGGTCGAAGTGCGCCAGGTCTTCGAGTCGTCCAGCTTCGGCATGATCGCCGGCTGCTACGTGCGCGACGGCGTTGTCCAGCGCAATGCCAAGGCGAAGCTGTTCCGCAACGACGAGCAGCTCTGGGGAGGCGGCATCGCCTCGCTGCGCCGCTTCAAGGACGAGGTACGCGAGGTGCAGGCAGGCTATGAATGCGGCATCCGCCTCGAGGGCTGGGGCGACATCGAGGTCGGCGATATGATCCGTGTCTTCGCCTACGAGAAGATCGCGCAGACCCTGTGA
- the nusA gene encoding transcription termination/antitermination protein NusA, which translates to MSSELLQVLEYIEREKGISRQTIIAAVESSLLTASKKSLGTGHDLSVTIDPKTADIKVYANLRVVESDADEMEEIDLAEAREQDPSVQIGDVMQMEVTPEDFGRIAAQTARQVIIQKLREAEKDIILGEFADKLGTLTTGIVRRYSHGSLIVEIGRAEAIVPIKEQVHGERYPIGSRISAVIVDVREGARGPEIILSRTTSKLIVKLFELEIPEIAEGTVVIKSIAREPGHRTKVAVVSTDDRIDPVGACVGMRGSRVKNIVRELSGEKIDIIRWNPEVRRYIEEALSPAHVKDMEIDEQNKRVRVIVHDDQLSLAIGKRGQNARLTSKLTGWHVDIVSVEQLAEEKASFISEEVIEIYEEVEAGGEGEGDDVEYETVTVYEEVADEASGDEGSPEPAPAEETADRTEAPKPPAPEGQPTDEKEPTVE; encoded by the coding sequence ATGAGCAGCGAGCTGCTCCAGGTTCTGGAGTATATCGAACGCGAGAAGGGCATCTCGCGGCAGACCATCATTGCCGCGGTCGAGTCGTCGCTGCTCACTGCCTCGAAGAAGAGCCTGGGCACGGGGCACGATCTGAGTGTGACCATTGACCCGAAGACGGCCGATATCAAGGTCTATGCCAACTTGCGCGTGGTCGAGTCCGATGCCGACGAGATGGAGGAGATCGACCTCGCCGAGGCGCGCGAACAGGACCCGAGCGTCCAGATCGGCGACGTAATGCAGATGGAGGTCACGCCCGAGGACTTCGGACGGATCGCGGCCCAAACGGCGCGCCAGGTTATCATCCAGAAACTGCGCGAGGCCGAGAAAGACATTATCCTGGGCGAGTTTGCCGACAAGCTCGGCACACTGACCACCGGCATCGTACGCCGCTACAGCCACGGCAGCCTCATCGTCGAGATCGGCCGCGCCGAGGCCATCGTGCCGATCAAGGAGCAGGTGCACGGCGAGCGCTACCCGATCGGGAGCCGCATCAGCGCCGTCATCGTTGACGTGCGCGAGGGGGCGCGCGGGCCGGAGATCATCCTGTCACGCACGACGAGCAAGCTCATCGTCAAGCTTTTCGAGCTCGAGATCCCCGAGATCGCCGAGGGGACGGTCGTCATCAAAAGCATCGCCCGCGAGCCCGGCCACCGCACCAAGGTGGCGGTGGTGTCCACCGATGATCGTATCGATCCCGTCGGGGCATGCGTCGGCATGCGCGGCTCGCGCGTCAAGAACATCGTGCGCGAGCTTAGCGGCGAGAAGATCGACATCATCCGCTGGAACCCGGAGGTGCGCCGCTACATCGAGGAGGCGCTCAGCCCCGCCCACGTCAAGGACATGGAGATTGACGAGCAGAACAAGCGCGTGCGCGTCATCGTGCACGACGACCAGCTCTCGCTCGCGATCGGCAAGCGCGGCCAGAACGCCCGGCTTACCTCGAAGCTCACCGGCTGGCACGTCGATATCGTCAGCGTCGAGCAGCTCGCCGAGGAGAAGGCGAGCTTCATCAGCGAGGAGGTTATCGAGATCTACGAGGAGGTCGAAGCCGGCGGCGAGGGTGAAGGCGACGACGTCGAGTACGAGACGGTGACCGTGTACGAGGAAGTTGCCGACGAGGCGTCGGGCGACGAGGGTTCGCCGGAGCCTGCGCCGGCCGAGGAGACCGCCGACCGGACGGAAGCGCCAAAGCCTCCGGCACCCGAGGGTCAGCCCACGGACGAGAAGGAGCCCACTGTTGAGTAA